tcctccccgaccacctgctcgagccgggatcccctacatcacccccaacgccgtcgccttcctcctcgggtcgccgccgtcttcttcgactccggcgactgctgctgctactaagcctcccacgggcctttcttgcgccgcgcggtgagcttcCGCTTCTCCTCCCCCTCGTCGTTCGCTCGCCCGCGCCCCCGAGCTAGCCCCGCCACCGCGTCCGAGAGCTTGCCGTTGCAGCTCGCCTCGCCGTCGCGGCCTCGGTCCCCTGAGCTCGAAAGCGAGCTCGGCCCCATGCTCCTGGGGCTCCAAGGGCCCCGTATAGCAGATCCGCGCCGCTCACCGTGCCCCCCTAGCGCCGCTCCACCCGTGCCCGACCTCCGACCTCCACCGTTGAGGTCGCCGCCGTCGATGCACCCCCGCTCCGACCATGCTGTAGCCCCAGAACGACGCGGCTTCGCCTCCGCTTCCGAACGCGCTATAGCGCGGGCCAAACGGTGCACCGTAGCCCGTTTCCGGCGAgatccgagccgcgccgccgcgtttggcgtCGCCGGCGTTGAGCCGCCGGCCGCGCTGAGCTGGcgcacctggggccaccccctgggtcgcTGCCAGTGGGTCCTGgtggcccagttgactgggttgaccccagtcaactgttgactgggcaggccccagccactgacatgcgggccccgccgcataattaacaaaaaaaatgtttttataaataaaactaattaattaatctaaataggcactgacaggtggggcctacctgctaataaccttgtttaagttaattataaaactctgttagtgccctgtcaatgacatgtgggtcccactggacccacctgtctggtttgactggtcagccgacctgttgacctgctgacgtcagcattacctcatgctgacgtcataattcattttgctaaattcaaataattccagaaattcaaatattctttgaaaattcatatcttttaaaccgtaactcggatgaaaatgttttctacatgaaagttgctcagaacgacgagacgaatccgaatacgcaatccgttcgtccaccacacctccctaacatatcgaactagcaaccttccccctccggttcgtctgtccgaaaacgcaaaacatcgggaataccttcccggatgttcccccccttcgccggtaccacctactgccgcgttaggacacacctcgcactgctcattgtcatgtcatgcatcgtcatgtttatgtttgcattgtatttactgtttcttccccctcttctctccggtagactacgagaccgacactgctgctgcccagttcgactaccgagttgacgacccctcctacttgccaaagcaaccaggcaagccccccccccttgatcaccagatatcgcctattcttctctatactgcttgcattagagtagtgtagcatgttactgctttccgatatcctatcctgatgcatagcctatccttactactactgttgttacctttacctgtaatcctacatgcttagtataggatgctagttttccatcagtggccctacattcttgtccgtctgctgtgctatactatcgggccgtgatcacctgggcggtgatcacgggtatatacttatatactatatacatgacacatgtgatgactaaagtcgggtcggctcgtaggagtacccgcgagtggatctttgtggcggagcgatagggcaggttgagaccgcctaggtgagaggtgggcctggccctcgtcggcgttcgcggttacttaacacgcttaacgagatcttggtatttgatctgagtctggccatttggtctatacgcactaaccatctacgtgggagtagttatgggtatcccggcgtcgtggtatcagccgaagctcttttgacgtcagcaactgagtggcgcgtgccgcattggaccgtaagctcgcgcttgtactaagggggctaggtctgcttccggccgcgtacgcaacgtgcaggtgtgcatagggcgatgggcccagacccctgcgcgcataggtttagaccggcgtgctgacctctctgttgagcctaggtggggctgcgacgtgttgatcttacgaggccaggcatgacccagaaaagtgtgtccggccaaatgggatcgagcgtgttgggttatgtggtgcacccctgcagggaagtttatctattcaaatagccgtgtccctcggtaaaaggacgacccagagttgtaccttgaccttatgacaactagaactggatactgaataaaatacacccttccaagtgccagatacaacccggtgatcgctctctaacagggcgacgaggaggggatcgccgggtaggattatgctatgcgatgctacttggaggacttcaatctactctcttctacatgctgcaagatggagatgaccagaagcgtagtcctcgacaggactagctatcccccttttaattctggcattctgcagttcagtccactgatatgcccctttacacatatacccatgcatatgtagtgtagctccttgcttgcgagtactttggatgagtactcacggttgcttctctccctcttttccccctttcctttctatctggttgtcacaaccagatgttggagtccaggagccagacgccatcgttgacgacgacacctacgacactggaggtgcctactactacgtgcaggccgctgacgacgaccaggagtagttaggaggatcccaggcaggaggcctgcgcctcgttcgatctgtatcccagtttgtgctagccttcttaaggcaaacttgtttaacttatgtctgtactcagatattgttgcttccgctgactcgtctgtgttcgagcacttgtattcgagccctcgaggcccctggctggtattatgatgcttgtatgacttatttatgttttagagttgtgttgtgatatcttcccgtgagtctctgatcttgatcgtacacatttgcgtgcatgattagtgtacggtcaaaacgggggcgtcacaaatttccattaaggaaaggcatggaacactttcctagaaagaaaattaaattaccttatgaatctattatgagagccacttatggattgcataccaaagatgacaatacctagatctattctggcctttatgcctagctagggccttaaacgatagcgcttgttgggaggcaacccaattttatttttgtttcttgtttttgtttctgtttagtaataaataattcatctagcttctgcttatatgtggttttatgttttaattagtgtttgtgccaagtagaacctttgggaagacttgggtgaagtctttatgatcttgctgtaaaaaacagaaactttagcgctcacgagattagctgccattgtTTACTGGAGAGTggttttaggttgattattttttgcagatgattaatagataaattcctcacgtccaccaatttatttgagaatttttggagttacataagtatacgtttgatacagattactacagactgttctgtttttgacagattctgtttttcgtgtgttgtttgcttattttgatgcatctatggctagtatcggggggtatgaaccatagagaagttggaatacagtaggtttaacaccaatataaataaagaatgagttcattacagtaccttaaagtggcgatttgttttcttatactaacggagctcatgagattttttctgttgagttttgtgttgtgaagttttcaagttttgggtaaaaatttgatggattttggaacaaggagtggcaagagcctaagcttggggatgcccaaggcaccccaaggtaaaattcaaggacaaacaaaagcctaagctttggggatgccccggaaggcatcccctctttcgtcttcgtccatcggtaactttacttgaggctatatttttattcaccacatgatatgtgttttgcttggagcgtcttttatGATTTGAgtgtttgctttttagttcaccacaatcatccttgctgtacacaccttttgaagagacacacatgaatcggaatttattagaatactctatgtgcttcacttatatcttttgagctagataattttgctctagtgcttcacttatatcttttagaacacggtggtggttttattttatagaaattattgatctctcatgcttcacttatattattttgagagtcctttagaacagcatggtaatttgctttggctataaaattagtcctaatatgataggcatccaagataggtagaataaaaactttcataaaaagtgcattgaatactatgagaagtttgatacttgatgattgttttgagatatgaagatggtaatattagagtcgtgctagttaagtagttttgaatttgagaaatacctgtgttgaagtttgcaagtcccgtagcatgcacgtatggtaaccgttgtgtgacaaatttgaaacatgaggtgttttttgattgtcatccttatgagtggcggtcggggacgagcgatggtcttttcctaccaatctatccccctaggagcatgcgcgtaatgctttgatgacttgtagatttttgcaataagtatgtgagttctttatgactaatgttgagtccatggattatacgcactctcacctttccatcattgctagcctcttcggtaccgtgcattgacctttctcaccttgagagttggtgcaaacttcgctggtgcatccaaaccccgtgatatgatatgctctatcacacataaacctccttatatcttcctcaaaacagccaccatacctacctattatggcatttccatagccattccgagatatattgccatgaaactttccaccgtttcatttattatgacacgcttcatcattgtcatattgctttgcatgatcatgtagttgacatcgtatttgtggcaaagccaccatgcataatttatcatacatgtcactcttgattcattgctcatcccggtacaccgccggaggcactcatatagagtcatattttgttctagtatcgagttgtaaataaagagaagtgtgatgatcatcattaatagagcattgtcccaaaaaaagtaaggccaaataaaaaaaaggccccaaaaaaagagaaatgaaagggacaatgctactatcctttttttccacacttgtgcttcaaagtagcaccatgatctttatgatagagagtctcttgttttgtcactttcatatactagtgggaatttttcattatataacttggcttgtatattccgacaatgggcttcctcaaatgccctaggtcttcgtgagcaagcaagttggatgcacacccacttagtttcttttgttgagctttcatacatttatagctctagtgcatccgttgcatggcaatccctactccttgcattgacatcaattgatgggcatctccctagcccgttgattaaccgcgtcaatgtgagactttctccttttttgtcttctacacacaacccccatcattatactctattccacccatagtgctatgtccatggctcacgctcatgtattgcgtgaaagttgaaaaaagtttgagattacttaagtatgaaacaattgcttggcttgtcatcggggttgtgcacgatgagagcatttttgtgtgatgaaaatgaagcatagccaaactatatgattttgtagggataagctttctttggccatgctattttgagaagacataattgcttagttagtatgcttgaagtattattattttgatgtcaatattaaacttttgtcttgaatctttcggatctgaacattcatgccacacttaatagaattacttagaaaattatgttaggtagcattccacatcaaaaattctgttttttatcatttacctactcgaggacgagcaggaattaagcttggggatgcttgatacgtctccaacgtatctataattttttattgtttcatgctaatatattatctgttttggatgtttaatgggctttattatgcacttttatattatttttggaactaacctattaaccgaaggcccagtgcaaattgctgtttttttttgcctatttgagtgtttcgcggaaaaggaaaatcaaatggaatgaaaccttcgggagagttatttttggaacaaacgcaatccaggagacttggagtggacgtcaaggaagcaacgaggcggccacgaggcaaggaggcgcgccccccaccctcgtggctccaccgacctacttctttcgcctatatatatactcatataccctgaaaacatccgagagcaccacgaaacccctatttccaccgtcgcaaccttctgtacccgtgagatcccatcttggggccttttccggcgctccgcgggagggggaatcgatcacggagggcttctacatcaacaccatagcctctccgatgatgtgtgagtagtttaccacagaccttcaggtccatagttattagctagatggcttcttctctctctttggatctcaatacaaagttctcctcgattctcttggagatctattcgatgtagttatttttgcggtgtgtttgtcgagatctgaggaattgtgggtttatgatcaagattatctatgaacaatatttggttcttctctgaattcttatatgtatgatttgatatatttgcaagtctctttgaattatcagtttggtttggcctactagattgatttttcttgcaatgggagaagtgcttagctttgggttcaatcttgtggtgtcctttcccagtgacagcaggggcagcaaggcacgtattgtattgttgctatcgaggataaaaagatggggtttatatcatattgcttgattttatccctctacatcatgtcatcttgcctaatgcgttactctgttcttatgaacttaatactctagatgcatgctggatagcggtcgatgtgtggagtaatagtagtagatgcagaatcgtttcggtctacttgttgcggacgtgatgcctatatacatgatcatgcctagatattctcataactatgcgcttttctatcaattgctcgatagtaatttgttcaccgaccgtagattatgctatcttgagagaagccactagtgaaacctatggcccctgggtctatcttccatcatattattttcctatcgaTTTGCTATTTCTgctgccgtttattttgcaatctttactttccaatctatatctaaaaatacaaaaaaaaatatttatcttattatctctatcagatctcatttttgcaagtggccgtgaagggattgacaacccctttattgcgttggttgcaaggttcttatttgtttgtgctggtacaaggtgacttgcgtgtaacctcctactggattgataccttggttctcaaaaactgagggaaatacttacgctactttgctgcatcaccctttcctcttcaagggaaaaccaacgcatgctcaagaggtagcaccggttctttgctttcatccgccccggcgccgagccacctcgccgcggcttttcattgctcgccGGCAGGCCGGAGAGGGCGGCGAGGACCATGAGATGTTCCTCTTCCTGAACGTcggcatcggcttcctcctccagcagcgtGGCAAGCGCCTCCTTGTCGTCTGAGTCCATTGCCGAGGCAGGCAAATCACCGAACACCTAGCGGGCGCGGTGGGCGCGCACCCGCCGGTACACCGCCCCTGCGCGGACGGAACGCCGAAAAAATGGCCCAGATGGTGGTGGAGAGGCTGTCTCGGCGAAACCTTTGCTCTTTTTCCGACGGGGAATGGCCTATCTAGCTGTGGCGGGCGGTGTGCGGCGACGGGATAGCTGGGTCGCGGCCGGGTGGCGGACGAGCTCGCGAGGGGGGGAGGCGAATATGGACGATAGGCTTGACTTTTCACCTGACGGTGTGGGCACTGGGCCGAAGCCCCCGAGCCCCACCCCCAGTGCGGCAGGTTCCGCCTGCGATCGCCGGGCCAAAAAACGGACCAAGCCGGCGGATTTCTGCGTCCTGGAGACGCGACTGGGACGTTTTTTCGGCGCCGGAGCGAAAAAAATCATATGAGGGGTCTGTTTGGGGCGCGGCTGAAGATGCTCTAATTCTGAAGCCAAAGTGAGCCGTTCACGACATGCAATAGCCTCTGCGCTGATGCTACTAGGAACAGACATCCATCGTTCCTACAAATCGATGCTGCTGCGCACACTTTATTACGTAAGAGTCATGTGTCTTTAATTTTTATCGCATCTACTACTCCGTCACATAATGTGCGCTTTTTTGACACTAGGCCGGAGGGAGTATGCCACTATGGTATATATTCTTTGAATCCATGAGTTGCAAACGGACTATGCCACTATGGTATATATTCTCATGAATTGCTTTCGTCCGTGCTGACCAGATAGCTACCAGGCCGACCACCATGAGTGTAAACTCCTCGTCCGATAATGCATCATGCATTGGAAACAACCAGTTTTTTGAGCTGGAAAACAACCAGTTTCAACCAGTTTTGGCCATATGATTTTGTTTCCAGCGATGCCGCGCACACTTCTCCACCGAAGGGGCCATTACTAAATGGGCTGTCAGACCATGAAAACCGCACACTCCCCCACCGAAGGGGCATTAAGGACAAACAGGGCCCAAGTTCTCAAGGTCCTAAAGGATACAAAATCAAACCTGCTTTACTGCCCAGATCAATAAGGTCTGGGAAGAACATACGACCATCGCCATACAGATAGCTCGGATATTAAAGTAATAAAACAAAGACGCTTGATTTCTGTGAAGAAAAGGTGATAGGTATTCTCAAAATAGAAACCACCCACTAAGATAGTGCCAAAAACTCACGGTTTTACTCTGAACTCAGAATGCAATGTACTACCATGTTACTCCACTTGCAAATATAGTGTCGAAAATTCATAGTTTGACTCTGAACTTGAAATTGCCACAGGCTACAGACTACAGACTTGGCATAATATGGAAATACGGGGCAACGCATTGAGATAAATAGAATTTCACCAACATGCAAAATCTATTTCTTCTTGTCcgcagcaccaccaccaccagacCTACATGACAGAACAATGAGCTCATTCATATACATTATTGTTATAGGGAAAAAGAAATTACAGGAGCTATTTATGTTTCCTGATTGGTAGGACGAATGGACTTTGGTCAAGCAAAAGAAACAACTAAAGAACCACATAAAACAACAATGATTATGACCAAGGTTGCTCCATTGTCTACAGCACCATAGCACTGACATCTTCCAAGTTGATGCTGTTGTCTACAGCCTACACTACTTGCAATATAGAAAAGCCACTGGCTTGAAAAGGGGCATTTAAAAAACATTGTTGGAAGCCACCGAAGCAACTAGTGATCAACAAATTCATCATTCATGATGTAAGAGGACGAATTATCTAGAACAAAAAGGAAAATGAACTATAGGATAACATAGTAAAATAGTGTCCATAATATAAACTGCAATAATAAGACAGTGGTTACACACCTCATCTTCCTGAGGACACTTGACATCTCCTCCCTCTTCTTCTTTGCTCTCTTGTGAGTACCAAGCTTCCTCTTGGCGACCTTGAGTGCACGCTTGTCCTTTCCAACCTTAAGAAGCTCAGTGATACGCTTCTCATAGGGAGCAAATCCAGCAACCTCCCTAATCAAGTTCCGGACAAACAGCACCCTCTTGGTACCTTTCTGCAAAAATTGTCCAAGATAACAATGTAAAGAAAATACAAACTGAATAGACATGTACAAATTATTGAAAAAGCAGAGAAACATACAAATGCAAAGTTGACTTTGTTTTAGTTTCCCACAAGTTTTGTTAAAAATAGCCAACTACAATGGCCAAATAACTCAGTTTTGTTTTTGTTTGGGCATTATATGTCGTGTATAGATAGTTAATTTGCTTcaaaactactccctctgtcccataatataagatcgtTTTTCAAGCTAAAACAGCTagaaaaacgttcttatattatgtgACAGAGCGAGTAGCAAGTTCTATTTTGAGTTTTAACATGACAAGCTAGTACTAATTGATTaaataatatgcaagggatgaaaaTACAACATGTCTGTATCAGTAATCAAGTCAGGAAGAATAGCCAGATCAACACATGAGCAACAATAGGAAATTAAAACTAAAGCTACGAgatgttcaaaactgcatttaTTAACACAGAATTAGAAAGTTGGTGTCAAAAAACGCTCTTAtgttatgggacagagggagtacttgatTAAGCTGGCACATTTGAGCCTGCAGGGCTAGCAACTTGGGAGTTCCAAGAATTACAGGCACCAGGCTGGCCTCAATATGTACATTCTCTTAGTCCTCAGTTTTGAGGGCTTTCATGTAATTGCAAGATACACGTCACACACTTAACCAGACAAGCTGGGACCTTCAGTAATATCAATCAAACTATGCTACAATGCTCTAACACTTAGAGCACTACCTCTTCTGGATCATAACTACAACAAAGATACACGTACACCAAGATAGTATTCAAACAAGCACAAAATACTGCAATGAATGTCAACATCTCACCAGCCTGAACACATGAATAAGCCTAAACAACAAGCAGAAGCCATCATAATATGCATGGGTAGATCAATTGCACAAGGAGACCAAATGGCAGAAAAGGAATGGGGAGAAACTAGGACAGTGGGGGTGGGAGGCTGCTTACCCCCTTCCGGTCGGACGGGCGTGGCGGCAGCTCGCGCTTGGTGACGACGTGGCCCTTGTTGATGCCCACGAAGAGCCCTGACTTGGGCTGCGACGGCGCCATGGCCGGTCTCCTGCTAACCTGAGAAGGGCGCAATGGAACAAGAACAAACCGGAATAATCAAACAGGAGCCCAGGTGAGGTGAAGGGCGATCTGAATCGAGGTtcgtggaggaggaggcggcgcttgGTGCGCGTGCTTGCTGGCTTACCTTGAGAATGGATGCGAGTTAAAACCCTAAGCCGCCGCCTGCGTCCCAGAAGAAAACCCTAGATTGGCGGACGCCCTTTTATATATGCTCGCCTGTGCGCGAGGCGAGGTCTCCCCTCCTCCTGCCAAACACATGGGCCTGGCGAGTGGGCTTGCTAGGCCTCATTTTGGTAGCTGGGTGATGATGGCTCATGATCGGACCGAAGTCACTAAATTGTTTCGGCCCCCTTTTTCTTTTTCTAGAGAAAGTCTGCCTTTGTCTCAAAAAATATATAGAAGGACTGTTTCTAGTTTTTATTTTTGATCTCTCTTTGTGATAAACCATTAGAAAATTCTACTACCtctgatccatattaattgtcgctgatttagtacaacAAATTTTATATGTATTGTGCTCTATAATATTTTGAACATTGTGAAAGTTGTGCGCAAATACAGAGTCGTCATAATATGGCCTTCATATTGTTTTCATGCAAGTAGGTCCCATCTGTCATTGGTCATACGTTCTTTCTAGCCTATTTATAATAATTTAAAATAAATAATGAGCATATTCCAACAATTATTATTACAAACCATCTCTGAATACAATGAATAATCCAAATGCAACAAAATGCGATCAAACCAATTGTTCAAGTAAAAATAAAACAAGTTTAAAAGCAATTTAGATAGACTATCTCATACCTAGCTGCTAATGATGCTCAATGAGATCCTTCTTTCGGCTGATGATGTGAGGCCATGTCTTCAATCTTCCACTATGCCTCAACAAATGCTTGGATGTGGTTTGTGGTCCCGCGAGGCCTGGCGAGGTTGTCAATATCTTCATAGTCCATGGGGCTTGACATATCTCTCTCATCCTCTATGATCATATTTGGGTAGGGTCACAACATGTCATTATATTTGCAAGACATGCTTGTTCCAAAAACGAGCAAGCTCCCAACAATTGCAAACCTTGCTTGTAACACTCCAAATGCCCTCTCGTTGCCTTTCCTCCGAACTTCTTTCGCCCTGGCAAAATTCTTATGTTTCATGCTCTCAGGCTTAGAAATTGACCTCGCAAATGTTGATTGTGATGGATAGATGCCATGGGCTAGAAATTAGCCTTGGTCATATTGATGGCCATTCACCATAAATTTGCAAGGTAGAGAAGTAGCAGCAGCTAGCCATGCAAACGTATGAGATCTCTGCAAGAATTTCATGTCATTGTGAGATCCAGGTTACCCAAAGTAGCAATGAAAGATCCATATATCTTCGAAGGCAATAACTTCCAAAATTATGGTTGGATCTTTGTAACACCTAGTGAATTGACCGTGCCAAGACGCAGGGTAATTCTTCCACTTCTAGTGCATACAGTCAACACTCCCTAGCATCCTAGACCAGTCTTTTGCTTCATGCATCGCTAGGAGCATGGTTGTGTCCTCAACGTTCAAAGAGTGTCATCCATGAATTTGTAGGAGAGCATATGCAAGCATCTTAAGTGTCGCGGGCACCTTCTAGAAAGGGAAAAGCCCAGGAGACCAGCATCATTTCTTCGTTGATGGAAGAAAGGTTCGCTAGCATGCATGTCGTCGGCAATATGACGGAACAACCATTCGGTCATGTGGAAGCGACGCTGGAACAAGTACATCGGGAAGGCACAACCTGACACAAAGCAGTTGAGCATGAGGCGCTCATGGACAACGACTTTTCCCATGAAATGTCACATGACCAAGCCTAGGCGCTTCCTCTTCTCTCTCGTTGATGATATCCATTCGGCAACCATCAATATCACCTCATCTTCTTTGGCGTCCATGGTTTCACTATCGGACTCGGAGCTTGAATCTAACGCCGAATCATCAAAAACATTAGCTATGTAATCGGATCCATCTATTGAATCCTATGTCATCTACAAAAATTTATGACTAGCTAAATTATGGGAAAAGGTTGGGGGAAATTACCTCGGGCAAGTCGTCGAGGTCGCGTGGCGGAAGGAGTGATGTGGTCGGATGGCGGGAAGAAGTCATTGTCCTGCAGTGAAGCGTTGGAGGTCTAAGAACAGCACAACGGAGGCAAGAGGGTGTTGGATGTGGCACAAATCGAAGAAGGCGCGGGGATGTAAGCGGTGACGGAAATGAGTGTGCGTCTTGAAATGTCTGCGGCGCCATCATTTGGGCAGACGGAGCACACGTGATATCGCCTCGTTCAACCTCCAAATATGGAGTGTAACGCCCTGACCAAACTCATTGGTTCATCCCACCGGGTCTAGGCTATTGCGCATGGGATCTAGGATACCCACACAGACCAACACTAGTCTTTCCTGCGTAGTTTGTCCTCACTCTTGCGCACCTCGGATCAACATCCCAGTCAGCCACTCATCCTCAGATTACTGCAAACTAAGCGCGCTTAACTTTGAGGTTCCTTTGACGAAGGGCTCCCGAAGAAGAATGTGCACTGTGTTAATATGAGTATTCTATCATTTTTGTTAAGCCAGGATGTCGCATATACC
The Aegilops tauschii subsp. strangulata cultivar AL8/78 chromosome 3, Aet v6.0, whole genome shotgun sequence genome window above contains:
- the LOC109732655 gene encoding large ribosomal subunit protein eL36x; translation: MAPSQPKSGLFVGINKGHVVTKRELPPRPSDRKGKGTKRVLFVRNLIREVAGFAPYEKRITELLKVGKDKRALKVAKRKLGTHKRAKKKREEMSSVLRKMRSGGGGAADKKK